A region from the Rosa rugosa chromosome 6, drRosRugo1.1, whole genome shotgun sequence genome encodes:
- the LOC133718519 gene encoding uncharacterized protein LOC133718519: MAANGSMGLSRKQLIASALCKYFSIDPKTFPENIAEDEIASSYLTILKTAKKEAPEKVNDEVLKWIKYAEGFPSDPQACVGALKELNETLVDRTVLLGNGFTPSEADVSVFAAVHSSVIGLSNSDRKKFQHVLRWATHIQHNVDFGSLLEKIVVEEVEFDFHKLDVLLKPKSAAKEEVDSNAKMTVQSTKSADKPEAGPSTKKSDAGTKTTGDKKATQEKKKSAEVEAVEKDREVSVSLLNIQVGLIRKAWKHPSADSLLVEEIDVGDAKLRQVVSGLAKFCSPVELTNRRVVLITNVKPGKLRDVMSEGLVLCASSEDHTLVEPLLPPEGAKIGERIVFSGIDGKPEDVLNPKKKQLDKITPHLFTDDKGVATFKGIPFMTSAGPCTSFISKGTVK, encoded by the exons ATGGCTGCTAATGGAAGCATGGGCCTAAGCAGAAAGCAATTGATAGCTTCAGCTCTATGCAAATACTTTTCCATCGATCCT AAAACATTCCCAGAAAACATTGCGGAAGATGAAATTGCAAGCTCCTACTTGACCATCTTGAAGACGGCCAAAAAGGAAGCCCCTGAAAAAGTGAATGATGAG GTGCTTAAGTGGATAAAATATGCCGAGGGGTTTCCTAGTGATCCCCAGGCATGCGTTGGAGCTCTGAAAGAGTTGAATGAAACCTTGGTTGACAGGACTGTGCTTTTGGGCAATGGGTTCACACCCTCTGAAGCCGATGTTAGTGTGTTTGCTGCTGTGCATTCATCTGTG ATTGGTCTTTCGAATTCAGATAGGAAAAAGTTTCAGCATGTATTGAGATGGGCGACACACATCCAG CACAACGTGGATTTTGGAAGCTTACTCGAGAAGATAGTGGTAGAGGAAGTTGAATTTGATTTCCAT AAGTTAGACGTTTTGCTGAAACCAAAAAGTGCAGCTAAGGAGGAAGTAGATTCAAATGCAAAGATGACTGTTCAAAGCACAAAAAGTGCTGACAAGCCGGAAGCAGGCCCGAGCACAAAGAAAAGTGATGCAGGA ACAAAGACTACAGGAGATAAGAAAGCTACTcaagagaagaaaaaatcaGCAGAGGTAGAGGCAGTTGAAAAAGATAGAGAAGTTAGTGTCAGCTTGTTGAATATACAGGTTGGCCTCATTCGAAAAGCTTGGAAGCATCCATCTGCTGACAG TTTACTGGTTGAGGAGATAGATGTGGGAGATGCTAAATTGAGGCAAGTGGTAAGCGGCCTGGCAAAGTTTTGCAGTCCAGTAGAATTGACG AACCGTCGTGTTGTGCTGATTACAAACGTGAAACCTGGGAAATTACGTGACGTAATGTCAGAAGGACTG GTGCTGTGTGCTTCTAGTGAAGATCACACCCTTGTAGAGCCTTTGCTCCCCCCAGAAGGGGCCAAAATCGGGGAACGTATCGTATTTTCTGG GATTGATGGAAAGCCAGAAGATGTCCTCAACCCAAAAAAGAAGCAGTTGGATAAGATTACACCG CATCTCTTCACTGATGACAAGGGTGTTGCTACATTCAAGGGTATTCCTTTCATGACATCTGCAGGGCCTTGCACCTCATTCATTTCCAAGGGAACTGTCAAATGA
- the LOC133715727 gene encoding probable LRR receptor-like serine/threonine-protein kinase IRK: MREQIVMKRLLVLLAVLALAPILGRSLNPSLNDDVLGLIVFKADIQDPKAKLGSWNEDDDSPCGWVGVKCNPRSNAVVELNLDGFSLSGHIGRGLLQLQSLRKLSLSKNNLTGTLSPKIAHIGNLRVLDLSGNGFSGAVPEEFFRQCGSLRVVSLANNKFSGEIPESLGSCAGLATIDLSLNRFSGSVPAGIWSLNGIRSLDLSGNSLEGEIPEDIEGLKNLRAINLGKNRFTGLVPDGIGSCLLLRSVDLSENGFTGNLPQTMQKLGLCGSLNVQKNSFSGEVPEWIGEMKSLQTLDLSSNRFSGQVPSSLSNLEALKVLNFSANGFTGSLPKSLVYCTNLLAMDFSKNSLEGDLPEWIFKAGLKQVLVSEKKPSGNSPSSSPTGSALQKLEVLDLSGNGFSGQITSAIGALSSLHVLNLSDNALVGPVPATIGELKALDSLDMSRNQLNGSIPLEIGGAFSLKELRLEKNFLTGKIPTSIENCSSLTTLIVSQNRLSGPIPAAVGKLSNLQYVDLSFNNLSGALPKQLANLPNIFSFNISHNNLQGELPSGGFFNTISPYSVWANPSLCGAAVNKSCPAVLPKPIVLNPNSSSDSSTGALPTKFGHKRIILSISALIAIGAAAFIVIGVIAITVLNLRVRTSTSRPPAAITFSGGDDFSNSPTTDANSGKLVMFSGDPDFSTGAHALLNKDCELGRGGFGAVYRTVLRDGRSVAIKKLTVSSLVKSQEEFEREVKKLGKVRHDNLVEIEGYYWTPSLQLIIYEYVSGGTLYKHLHDGAGGNFLSWNDRFNIILGTAKSLAHLHQMNIIHYNIKSSNVLISSSGEPKVGDFGLARLLPMLDRYVLSSKIQSALGYMAPEFACKTVKITEKCDVYGFGVLVLEVVTGKRPVEYMEDDVVVLCDMVRGALEEGRVEECIDARLQGSFPAEEAIPVMKLGLICTSQVPSNRPDMGEVVNILELIRCPSEGQDESG, encoded by the exons ATGCGAGAGCAAATAGTGATGAAGCGGTTGCTGGTGTTGCTGGCCGTGTTGGCTCTGGCTCCGATTCTGGGGAGATCCCTGAACCCGTCGTTAAACGACGACGTTTTGGGGCTGATAGTGTTCAAGGCAGACATTCAAGATCCCAAGGCGAAATTGGGTTCGTGGAATGAAGACGACGACAGTCCATGCGGCTGGGTCGGAGTAAAATGTAATCCGAGATCCAACGCCGTCGTCGAGCTCAATCTCGACGGCTTTTCTCTCTCCGGCCACATAGGCCGGGGCCTTCTTCAGTTACAGTCGCTCCGGAAGCTCTCCCTCTCGAAAAACAACCTCACCGGAACCTTAAGCCCCAAGATTGCTCACATCGGCAATCTCCGGGTGCTGGATTTGAGTGGGAATGGTTTCTCCGGGGCCGTGCCGGAGGAGTTTTTCCGGCAATGTGGGTCCCTGAGAGTGGTTTCTCTGGCTAATAACAAGTTCTCCGGGGAGATTCCGGAGAGCTTGGGGTCGTGTGCGGGTCTTGCGACGATTGACTTGAGTTTGAACCGGTTTTCGGGTTCGGTTCCGGCTGGGATTTGGTCCTTGAATGGGATTAGGTCGCTGGACTTGTCTGGGAATTCGTTGGAGGGTGAAATTCCAGAGGACATTGAAGGGTTGAAGAATCTGCGAGCTATTAATTTGGGGAAGAATCGGTTTACTGGGCTTGTTCCTGATGGAATTGGGAGCTGTTTGCTGTTGAGGTCTGTTGATCTTAGTGAGAATGGGTTCACTGGGAACCTTCCTCAGACAATGCAGAAGCTTGGTCTGTGTGGCTCTTTGAACGTGCAGAAGAACTCGTTTTCGGGTGAGGTTCCTGAGTGGATTGGGGAGATGAAGAGCCTGCAGACTTTGGACCTTTCCAGCAACCGGTTTTCGGGTCAAGTTCCGAGTTCATTGAGCAATCTTGAAGCTTTAAAGGTGTTGAATTTTTCTGCTAATGGGTTCACTGGGAGCCTGCCCAAGTCTTTGGTTTATTGCACAAACCTTTTGGCTATGGATTTTAGTAAGAATTCTTTGGAGGGTGATCTTCCTGAGTGGATATTCAAGGCGGGTTTAAAGCAGGTTTTGGTTTCGGAGAAGAAGCCAAGCGGAAATAGTCCTTCATCTTCCCCAACTGGAAGTGCGCTTCAGAAACTGGAGGTGTTGGATTTATCCGGTAATGGTTTTTCTGGTCAGATTACTTCTGCCATTGGGGCCTTGAGCAGCTTACATGTTTTGAACCTTTCGGACAACGCTCTTGTTGGTCCTGTTCCTGCCACTATTGGAGAGTTGAAGGCCCTGGACAGTCTTGATATGAGTCGGAATCAGCTCAACGGAAGCATTCCTCTGGAAATTGGAGGGGCATTTTCTTTGAAGGAATTGAGATTGGAAAAGAACTTCCTCACTGGAAAAATTCCAACTTCAATTGAGAACTGTTCTTCTCTTACCACTTT GATTGTATCACAGAATAGACTCTCTGGCCCCATACCTGCTGCAGTAGGCAAACTTAGCAACTTACAATATGTAGACTTGTCTTTCAATAACCTCTCAGGAGCCCTTCCTAAGCAGCTGGCGAATCTTCCCAACATCTTTTCCTTCAATATTTCCCACAACAACCTCCAGGGCGAACTACCTTCGGGTGGCTTTTTCAACACCATCTCCCCTTATAGTGTCTGGGCCAATCCATCTCTTTGCGGCGCTGCAGTTAATAAGTCATGCCCTGCAGTCCTTCCAAAACCCATTGTCCTCAATCCCAATTCCTCTTCTGACTCCAGCACAGGTGCATTGCCTACAAAATTTGGTCATAAAAGAATCATCCTCAGCATTTCTGCTCTCATTGCAATTGGTGCAGCCGCTTTCATTGTCATTGGTGTTATTGCCATCACCGTGCTTAATCTCCGTGTACGGACTTCCACATCTCGTCCTCCAGCTGCCATCACATTTTCAGGTGGGGATGACTTCAGCAATTCCCCCACTACAGATGCCAACTCTGGTAAACTTGTCATGTTTTCGGGTGACCCTGACTTCAGCACTGGTGCTCATGCTCTACTCAACAAGGACTGTGAGCTTGGACGTGGTGGGTTTGGAGCAGTCTACCGGACAGTACTTCGAGATGGACGGTCTGTTGCAATCAAGAAGCTCACTGTTTCAAGTCTTGTCAAGTCTCAGGAAGAATTTGAGAGGGAAGTTAAGAAATTGGGAAAAGTGAGGCACGATAATCTTGTGGAGATTGAAGGCTATTACTGGACTCCATCATTGCAGCTCATCATATACGAATATGTATCTGGTGGTACTTTGTATAAGCATCTTCACGATGGAGCAGGCGGAAATTTCCTTTCATGGAATGATAGGTTCAACATAATTCTTGGAACTGCAAAGAGTTTGGCTCACTTGCACCAGATGAACATAATCCACTACAATATAAAATCTAGCAATGTCCTGATCAGCAGCTCAGGTGAACCCAAAGTGGGAGACTTTGGCCTAGCGAGGTTGTTGCCAATGCTTGACCGATATGTTCTGAGCAGCAAGATCCAGAGCGCCCTTGGCTACATGGCACCAGAGTTTGCTTGCAAAACAGTAAAGATAACCGAGAAATGTGATGTCTACGGGTTTGGTGTTTTGGTTCTAGAGGTGGTTACAGGGAAAAGGCCGGTCGAGTACATGGAAGATGATGTTGTGGTGCTCTGTGACATGGTGAGAGGAGCATTAGAAGAAGGCAGGGTAGAGGAATGTATTGATGCTAGGCTCCAGGGAAGTTTCCCTGCCGAAGAAGCTATTCCGGTCATGAAATTAGGGTTGATATGCACATCACAAGTGCCGTCAAACAGACCCGACATGGGAGAGGTTGTCAACATATTGGAGCTGATCAGATGTCCTTCAGAAGGCCAAGACGAATCAGGATGA
- the LOC133717641 gene encoding two-component response regulator ARR17, whose product MESGFSSSSMGFMENVEQPHVLAVDDSDIDRKLIEKLLKNFSCKVTTAENGARALEFLGLGDHPNHCNISKVNLVITDYCMPGMTGYELLKKIKESSVMKEVPVVIMSSENIPNRISKCLEEGAQMFMLKPIKQSDIKQLRCHLMNCRS is encoded by the exons ATGGAGTctggattttcttcttcttcaatgggTTTCATGGAAAATGTGGAGCAACCTCATGTTTTGGCTGTGGATGACAGTGATATTGATCGGAAACTTATCGAAAAGCTGCTCAAGAATTTCTCTTGCAAAG TGACTACTGCAGAAAATGGGGCAAGAGCATTGGAGTTTCTAGGCTTGGGAGATCATCCAAACCATTGCAAT ATCTCAAAGGTAAATCTGGTAATTACAGATTATTGCATGCCAGGAATGACAGGATATGAACTGCTTAAGAAAATCAAG GAATCATCAGTTATGAAGGAGGTTCCAGTGGTGATTATGTCATCTGAAAATATACCGAATCGGATTAGCAA GTGCTTGGAGGAAGGAGCTCAGATGTTCATGCTAAAACCGATCAAACAGTCGGACATTAAGCAATTGAGATGTCATCTGATGAATTGCAGGAGCTGA